The following are encoded in a window of Conger conger chromosome 19, fConCon1.1, whole genome shotgun sequence genomic DNA:
- the eps8a gene encoding epidermal growth factor receptor kinase substrate 8a: protein MNGYAPPTYPSGGFGAYPSQLNGHSSQPDLPDNKPQSSAKALYEQRKNYAKNSINSMTDTSQYRVEHLTTFVMDRKEAVITIEDGVRKLRLLDAKGKVWTQDMLLQVDERAVSLVDAETKNELENFPLSTIQHCQAVMNACSYDSILALVCKESGQGKADLHLFQCDEVKANLIHTDIDSAISDHKGGKVKKRPEALRTILKSDSVIPPPPSAPAPAPPATLAPIDVKSRVAAWSAWAANEQMDYDSLGPYSAQGEPPEMTVARVDRDVQILNHILDDIEYFVTKLQKAAEAFNELSKRKKSKKSKKKGPGEGVLTLRSKPPSQEEFVDCFQKFKHAFNLLGKLRAHIQNPSAVDLVHFLFTPLNMVVQTSGGVDLAKSVISPLLTREAIDFLHSSGTADERHLWVSLGDGWTKCRLEWPKEQHFPPYSPRFRGGWEPPVLAYMGPPRETELTQLAQSLAHAEVLRQEEAHHRLSMEQPGVQAFPPADGYAFGNTAYKRKQLLDQDTAVAAFKQAVSRHVDRNYEAHGRTQPKTYAKSKYDFVARNNTELSVVKDEIVEVLDDRKQWWKVKNASGEAGYVPNNILEITRSLNMSSGQAEPVYSHTIQKQRSDYVPKPAAMPPAPIPPPAPAPAAAPTRLPTPPLPPAATPPAASPASVSRQNSSTSSEAGSVTMRDQRERAAPANRRKSNMEEVHDELQQRLTLGRSAQKKFQVPPRTAGSLSVNITYDSAPEEVRAWLQTKGFSSVTINSLGVLTGAQLFSLNKDELKTVCPDDGARVYSQVTVQKAALERASGSELQEIMRRRQEKLTAAASDSGVESFDEGSSH from the exons ATGAACGGATACGCTCCTCCCACCTACCCCTCGGGGGGTTTCGGGGCGTACCCCTCCCAGCTAAA TGGACACAGTTCCCAGCCCGATCTTCCAGACAACAAGCCACAATCCAGTGCTAAAGCTTTGTACG AGCAAAGGAAGAACTACGCGAAGAACAGCATCAACAGCATGACCGACACGTCACAGTACCGCGTAGAG caCCTGACCACGTTCGTGATGGACCGCAAGGAGGCGGTGATCACCATCGAGGACGGCGTCCGCAAACTGCGCCTGCTGGATGCCAAGGGCAAGGTGTGGACCCAGGACATGCTGCTGCAGGTGGACGAGCGGGCCGTCAGCCTCGTCGATGCCGAGACCAAG AACGAGCTGGAGAACTTCCCCCTCAGCACCATCCAGCACTGCCAGGCGGTGATGAACGCCTGCAGCTACGACTCCATCTTGGCTCTGGTGTGTAAGGAGTCGGGCCAGGGCAAGGCCGACCTGCACCTCTTCCAGTGCGACGAGGTCAAG GCGAACCTGATCCACACGGATATAGACAGTGCCATCAGCGACCACAAAGGTGGCAAGGTGAAGAAACGTCCGGAAGCACTGAG GACGATCCTGAAGAGTGACAGCGTCATCCCACCGCCCCCCTcggccccggcccccgcccccccggcaACCCTCGCCCCAATAGACGTGAAGAGCAGGGTGGCGGCCTGGTCCGCCTGGGCAGCCAATGAGCAGATGGACT ACGACAGTCTCGGGCCTTATTCGGCGCAGGGCGAGCCCCCGGAGATGACCGTGGCCAGGGTGGACCGTGACGTG caAATCCTGAACCACATCCTGGATGATATCGAATATTTTGTCACCAAGCTTCAAAAAGCAGCCGAGGCGTTTAACGAGCTTTCGAAGAGGAAGAAGTCGAAGAAGAGCAAAAAGAAGGGTCCAGGAG AGGGCGTGCTGACACTACGATCCAAGCCACCTTCTCAGGAGGAGTTTGTCGATTGTTTCCAGAAGTTCAAACACGCGTTCAACTTACTG GGGAAGCTCCGAGCGCACATTCAGAACCCGAGCGCTGTCGACCTGGTCCACTTCCTGTTCACGCCGCTTAACATG GTGGTGCAGACGTCCGGGGGGGTGGATCTGGCCAAGAGCGTCATCAGCCCCCTGCTCACGCGGGAGGCCATCGACTTCCTGCACTCCTCCGGCACGGCCGACGAGAGGCACCTGTGGGTGTCGCTAGGCGACGGCTGGACCAAGTGCAG GCTGGAGTGGCCGAAGGAGCAGCACTTCCCTCCGTACTCTCCCCGTTTCCGGGGCGGCTGGGAGCCCCCGGTCCTGGCCTACATGGGCCCGCCGCGGGAGACAGAGCTCACACAGCTGGCCCAGTCCCTGGCCCACGCGGAGGTGCTGCGGCAGGAGGAGGCGCACCACAGGCTGTCCAtggag CAACCCGGCGTGCAGGCCTTCCCCCCGGCGGACGGGTACGCGTTCGGTAACACCGCGTACAAGCGAAAACAGCTCCTGGACCAGGACACGGCCGTGGCGGCCTTTAAACAGGCGGTCAGCCGCCATGTAGATAG GAACTACGAGGCCCACGGCCGGACCCAACCAAAGACCTACGCCAAATCCAAGTACGACTTCGTGGCTCGCAACAACACAGAGCTGTCGGTGGTGAAGGACGAGATTGTGGAG GTTCTGGACGACAGGAAGCAGTGGTGGAAGGTGAAGAACGCCAGCGGGGAGGCCGGGTACGTGCCAAACAACATCCTGGAGATCACGCGATCCCTGAACATGAGCTCCGGCCAGGCAGAGCCCGTCTACAGCCACACCATCCAG AAGCAGCGCTCGGACTACGTGCCCAAACCGGCGGCcatgccccccgcccccattcccccgcccgcccccgcccctgcgGCCGCGCCCACCCGGCTCCCcaccccgcccctgcccccggCCGCCACGCCCCCCGCCGCGTCCCCCGCCAGCGTCAGCCGCCAGAACAGCAGCACCTCCAGCGAGGCGGGCAGCGTGACCATGAGGGACCAGAGGGAGCGAGCCGCGCCCGCCAACC GCAGGAAGTCCAACATGGAGGAGGTGCACGACGAGCTGCAGCAGAGGCTGACGCTCGGGCGCAGCGCGCAGAAGAAGTTCCAGGTCCCGCCGCGGACCGCCGGCTCGCTGTCCGTCAACATCACGTACGACTCCGCGCCCGAGGAGGTCCGCGCCTGGCTGCAGACCAAGGGCTTCAGCTCAGT CACCATTAACAGCCTGGGGGTCCTGACGGGCGCCCAGCTCTTCTCCCTCAACAAGGATGAGCTGAAGACCGTGTGTCCGGACGATGGGGCACGGGTGTACAGCCAGGTCACTGTGCAGAAGGCCGCCCTGGAG cgggcCTCTGgctcagagctgcaggagatcaTGCGCCGGAGGCAGGAGAAGCTCACGGCCGCGGCCAGCGACTCGGGGGTGGAGTCCTTCGACGAGGGCAGCAGCCACTGA